In Kazachstania africana CBS 2517 chromosome 4, complete genome, the following are encoded in one genomic region:
- the KAFR0D01680 gene encoding uncharacterized protein (similar to Saccharomyces cerevisiae TSL1 (YML100W) and TPS3 (YMR261C); ancestral locus Anc_8.813), whose product MTIIVASLFLPYKAQFEVDATTSNETVPLIDSSLVKINSTDVGSKRRQSNPGNSNSPFLHGKKNISQEDVHKSPEPQTTTEENTFKSDGSLTSEQFIENLTSTTGNASNVVSSSIDTNNNKLKSVEEFFSSSKSSSSTTKDVSPLPSAAFQSDSPPVSIPLDAIPKSTVITPKSRSNPDINSAVMNIKKVQQRYQQLHNLPSMKRTSTAPVQRKTSFAPEGTNIETVNEEDEILQDDSSSETVSNHKYHVPKFGGYSHRSKLSFLGNSLELFKQLPWKIVPTEKGNGALKNAINIAVKEKTLTEPVSWVGTIGIPTDEIPKEISTKITETLQNDYNAAAVIMDDVTFKGAYKNFCKQILWPTLHYQIPDNPNSKAFEDHSWNYYQSLNQKFANKIIDLYKDGDTIWVHDYHLMLVPEMVRKAIPTAKIGFFLHVSFPSSEVFRCFAQREKILKGILGANSVSFQTKEYARHFLQTTNRLLMADVTKDDLKYAGKIVSVNSFPVGIDAFHLMDQLKEEKVSNWRKLIKERWTDSKLIISRDQFDKIRGISKKLLAYERFLRENPQYIDKVVLIQICLGRLKNDPELERQIMLIVDRINSLSSDISTSQPVVFLHQDLEFDQYLALNCEADMFWVNSLREGMNLTCHESIVSSEEKNSPLLLSEFTGSASVLKNGSLLINPWDTKDIANKIKLGLEMPTDVKKRNWKRLMKSVINNDSDNWILSSLQSIYTSWEFNKERSTVFSLSHKKLYSDLKETKKHLFIFKISEPPTPRVISTLNDLSSQNIVFVLNSFSKTTLETLYGRVTNLNLIAENGAYIRLNGSWHNIVEEVRWKSEVVKILDDKVERLPGSYYKIADSMIRFHTENAEDQDRVSGVVGEAITHINTLFNDKGIHAYFHKNIVFVQQKGLALSAVTFLLRFYNSTSDASVIRDINDDKSNLPITNIEDFAKSSNDLSSSQDLVDFACITGSSSPVIEPLFELLKQKIKKGSLKYAHSIVYGELTSTHAKERINGLNELFTILEYICKMKKDRI is encoded by the coding sequence ATGACCATTATCGTTGCATCGCTATTTTTGCCATACAAAGCTCAATTCGAAGTAGACGCTACTACTTCGAATGAAACAGTGCCTCTTATCGATTCAAGTTTGGTGAAGATTAATTCTACAGATGTCGGTTCTAAAAGAAGACAAAGCAATCCCGGAAATTCTAATTCCCCTTTTCTTCATGGTAAGAAGAACATCTCACAGGAAGATGTTCATAAGTCTCCTGAGCCTCAAACTACAACCGAGGAAAACACTTTCAAATCAGATGGGAGTCTTACTTCTGAGCaatttatagaaaatttgaCCTCTACCACGGGAAACGCATCAAATgttgtttcttcttcaattgatactaataacaataaattgaaatcagtTGAGGagtttttttcctcttcgAAGAGTTCATCGTCTACGACTAAGGATGTATCTCCTCTGCCATCGGCAGCTTTCCAGAGTGATAGTCCACCTGTTTCTATTCCTTTAGATGCTATTCCTAAATCTACTGTCATTACCCCCAAGTCTAGGTCAAATCCAGATATCAATTCTGCTGTGATGAATATTAAAAAGGTTCAACAAAGATATCAACAGTTACATAACTTACcatcaatgaaaagaaCGTCTACTGCCCCGgtacaaagaaaaacatCTTTTGCACCTGAAGGTACTAATATCGAGACTGTTAACGAAGAGGATGagattcttcaagatgatTCCAGTTCAGAAACTGTCTCAAACCATAAATACCACGTTCCAAAATTCGGGGGCTATTCTCATAGATCAAAATTGTCTTTTTTAGGCAATTCTCTTGAATTATTCAAGCAATTACCATGGAAAATTGTTCCTACTGAAAAGGGTAATGgagctttgaaaaatgccATCAATATCGCTGTAAAAGAGAAAACTCTTACCGAACCGGTCTCTTGGGTAGGTACAATAGGTATTCCAACCGATGAAATACCAAAAGAGATATCTACAAAGATTACGGAAACTTTGCAAAATGATTACAATGCTGCCGCTGTCATTATGGATGACGTAACATTCAAAGGTGCttataaaaatttctgTAAGCAAATCTTATGGCCAACTTTACACTATCAAATTCCTGACAATCCAAATTCAAAGGCTTTCGAAGATCATTCATGGAATTATTATCAGAGtttgaatcaaaaatttgcaAACAAAATTATCGATTTGTATAAGGATGGTGATACAATTTGGGTTCATGATTACCATTTAATGTTGGTCCCTGAAATGGTAAGAAAAGCTATTCCAACAGCAAAAATCGGATTTTTCTTACATGTATCCTTTCCAAGTAGTGAAGTCTTTAGATGCTTTGCCcagagagaaaaaattttaaaaggtATTTTAGGAGCAAACTCTGTTAGTTTTCAAACAAAAGAGTATGCTAGACATTTCTTACAAACGACAAATAGATTACTAATGGCAGATGTTACTAAGGATGACTTGAAGTACGCCGGTAAAATTGTTTCTGTAAATTCCTTTCCTGTCGGTATTGATGCGTTCCATTTAATGGaccaattgaaagaagaaaaagtttCCAACTGGAGAAAGTTGATTAAGGAAAGGTGGACTGATAGTAAATTGATTATTTCCAGGgatcaatttgataaaattcGTGGGATAAGTAAAAAACTGCTGGCCTATGAAAGATTTTTAAGAGAAAACCCCCAATACATTGATAAAGTTGTTCTTATCCAAATTTGCCTAggaagattgaaaaatgatcCCGAATTAGAACGTCAAATTATGTTGATTGTCGATAGAATAAACTCGTTATCATCTGATATTAGTACATCTCAACCAGTCGTTTTTTTGCACCAAGATTTAGAATTCGATCAGTATTTGGCTCTGAATTGCGAAGCTGATATGTTCTGGGTTAATTCATTAAGAGAAGGTATGAACTTAACATGCCATGAATCTATTGTTTCATcagaagagaagaattcGCCTCTTTTACTTTCTGAATTTACTGGTTCGGCCTCTGTCTTAAAGAACGGATCTCTCCTAATAAATCCATGGGACACAAAAGATATTGCCAATAAAATCAAACTTGGTTTAGAAATGCCAACTGATGTGAAGAAACGTAACTGGAAAAGACTCATGAAGAGCGTCATTAACAATGATTCAGATAATTGgattttatcatcattacaAAGTATTTATACTTCTTGGGaattcaataaagaaaGGTCAACGGTCTTTAGTTTATCACACAAAAAGTTGTATTCCGATTTAAAAGAAACCAAGAAACATTTGttcatctttaaaatttcagaacCACCAACTCCTAGAGTTATTTCCACTTTAAACGATTTAAGTTCTCAAAACattgtttttgttttgaattcattcTCAAAAACCACATTGGAGACTTTATACGGTCGTGTCACCAATTTAAACTTGATTGCTGAAAATGGTGCATACATAAGACTAAACGGTTCATGGCACAATATCGTCGAAGAAGTCAGATGGAAATCTGAAGTTGTAAAGATTCTCGATGATAAGGTTGAAAGATTACCTGGCTCCTATTATAAGATAGCTGACTCTATGATCAGATTTCATACTGAAAATGCCGAAGACCAGGATCGTGTTTCAGGTGTTGTAGGTGAGGCAATCACTCATATTAATACATTGTTCAATGATAAAGGCATTCACGCATACTTCCATAAGAATATTGTATTCGTGCAGCAAAAGGGATTGGCTTTATCTGCTGTCACATTTTTGTTGAGATTCTATAACAGTACTTCAGATGCTAGTGTCATCAGGGACATTAATGATGACAAGAGTAACTTACCAATCACGAATATCGAGGATTTTGCTAAGTCAAGCAATGATTTAAGTAGTTCGCAAGACCTTGTCGATTTTGCTTGTATCACAGGTTCCTCTTCTCCAGTCAT